The following proteins come from a genomic window of Flavobacterium crocinum:
- a CDS encoding sensor histidine kinase, protein MKIKHQLAIFNALTRLLVIVILWLMLPILVENVVYHHINNSLLEKKKKFIEHLNPEEIKDFLENPDDSTETFSEFSTLHSEFLVLSRVPIKPHQKKTSFSNDYRVIEGEENEYRILQHHFNYQGEDYQLEIGSSLSEVNDLTFVIRFFILIVFVVILFVTFLADTFYIEYLLKPFYKIIDTKIRRVNEPETFDHTPIKAASRDFRELDFVLNQMMDRIAEVFKKEKQFISNVSHELLTPIALLKNKLENLLQNESLDDIAIDKIAGSLKTLDMLKKIINNLLLISRIDNNQYEANEEINLTEIVSDLQEDLQDRIEDREIQFENKMQEHFVFTGNKTLIHILIYNLVTNAIKYNKPKGSITVVDGFAEEYYFISVKDSGIGMDESQLEKIFSRFARISSDQEGQGLGLAIAQSIASFHHIQIKVESVLNQGTAFTLIFEKAN, encoded by the coding sequence GTGAAAATAAAACATCAATTAGCCATCTTTAACGCACTAACAAGATTGTTGGTTATTGTAATTTTATGGCTAATGCTTCCTATATTGGTGGAAAATGTCGTTTACCATCATATTAATAATAGTCTTCTTGAGAAAAAAAAGAAGTTTATTGAACATTTAAATCCCGAAGAAATTAAGGATTTCTTAGAGAATCCGGATGATTCTACAGAAACGTTTTCTGAGTTTTCCACACTTCATAGCGAGTTTTTGGTTCTTTCACGCGTTCCAATTAAACCACATCAGAAAAAAACATCTTTCAGTAATGATTATCGGGTAATTGAAGGGGAAGAGAATGAATATCGAATTCTGCAACATCATTTTAATTATCAGGGTGAAGATTATCAGCTGGAAATCGGAAGCAGTTTAAGTGAAGTAAACGACTTAACATTTGTGATTCGATTTTTTATATTGATTGTTTTTGTAGTGATTCTTTTTGTTACTTTTTTAGCAGATACCTTTTATATAGAATATCTTCTTAAACCTTTTTATAAAATTATTGATACCAAAATCAGGCGTGTCAATGAACCGGAAACTTTTGATCACACTCCTATAAAAGCAGCTTCGAGAGATTTTAGAGAACTCGATTTTGTTTTAAATCAAATGATGGATCGTATTGCAGAAGTTTTTAAAAAAGAAAAACAGTTTATTTCTAATGTTTCACACGAATTGCTAACGCCAATTGCACTTCTAAAAAATAAATTGGAAAATTTATTACAGAATGAATCTTTGGATGATATTGCTATTGATAAAATTGCAGGTTCGCTGAAGACTTTAGATATGCTGAAAAAAATTATCAATAACTTATTGCTGATTTCCAGAATTGACAATAATCAGTACGAAGCAAATGAAGAAATCAATCTAACCGAAATAGTTTCAGATTTGCAGGAAGATCTCCAGGATCGTATCGAGGATAGGGAAATTCAGTTTGAAAATAAGATGCAGGAGCACTTTGTTTTTACAGGGAATAAAACTTTAATTCATATTCTGATTTATAATTTGGTGACTAATGCCATAAAGTACAATAAACCAAAAGGAAGCATTACTGTTGTAGATGGTTTTGCAGAAGAATATTATTTTATTTCTGTAAAAGATTCAGGAATTGGAATGGATGAATCACAGCTGGAAAAAATATTCAGCCGATTTGCCCGTATAAGTTCAGATCAGGAAGGGCAGGGGTTAGGACTTGCAATTGCGCAGAGTATTGCCTCATTTCATCATATCCAGATTAAGGTAGAATCGGTTTTAAACCAAGGGACTGCATTTACTTTAATATTCGAAAAAGCCAATTAA
- a CDS encoding response regulator transcription factor, whose product MNILIVEDNRELAVEVYDFLCNAGYICKITHTCADALEEFGSNDYDAMLLDLGLPDGDGFEVLQTVRKTKSKMAVIVLTARGELDDRINGLHLGADDYLTKPFALTELSARLFAVIRRIHGFTLNNLTIHGFVLQLQDYKVSFNDNPINLTKKEFDIFQYLVLNKNRVITRLQLTEHIWGDILEVNSDSNFIDVHVRNLRKKLDKHAPIDWFETVRNVGYRINE is encoded by the coding sequence ATGAATATTTTGATTGTTGAAGATAATCGGGAACTTGCGGTAGAAGTTTATGATTTTTTGTGTAATGCGGGTTATATCTGCAAGATTACACATACATGCGCAGATGCTTTGGAGGAATTTGGGAGCAATGATTATGACGCGATGCTTTTGGATTTAGGACTTCCGGACGGAGATGGTTTTGAGGTGTTACAGACGGTTAGAAAAACGAAATCAAAAATGGCAGTTATTGTTTTGACGGCAAGAGGAGAACTGGACGACAGAATTAACGGTTTACATCTTGGAGCCGATGATTATTTGACAAAACCTTTTGCTTTGACAGAACTCAGTGCAAGATTGTTCGCTGTGATTAGAAGAATTCATGGATTTACTTTAAACAATCTTACAATTCATGGTTTTGTTCTACAGCTTCAGGATTATAAAGTCAGTTTTAATGATAATCCAATCAACCTGACGAAAAAGGAGTTTGATATTTTTCAGTATTTGGTTTTGAATAAAAATCGGGTCATAACGCGTTTACAGCTTACAGAACATATTTGGGGAGATATTCTGGAAGTCAATTCTGATTCTAATTTTATTGATGTTCACGTTCGAAATCTTCGAAAAAAATTAGATAAACATGCGCCGATTGATTGGTTCGAAACAGTTAGAAATGTAGGGTATCGTATAAACGAATAA
- a CDS encoding universal stress protein, with product MKRILVPTDFSEHAEDALKVAAQIAKKSNSEIIILHMLELPHQTNDAILGGISIPESMLFMKKANEMLDQVSEKHYLDGIEVTEIVKMDKPIHGITQISKEHDVDLIVMGSHGSSGVEELLIGSNTEKVVRNSEIPVLVIKKDISNFNAANVVFASDFSEEAKKPFEKLLNFTKLFNSKIHLVNICTPNSFKPTHSAEKAINEFVDQFNINNYTTQIYNDTNIEKGIINFANRINADIIGMCTHGRTGFAHFFNGSISEGLVNHAVRPVITLKI from the coding sequence ATGAAACGAATTTTAGTACCTACCGATTTTTCAGAACACGCAGAAGACGCTCTAAAAGTTGCTGCACAAATAGCAAAAAAGAGCAATTCCGAAATCATTATTCTGCACATGCTGGAATTACCGCATCAAACCAATGATGCTATATTGGGCGGAATCAGCATTCCCGAAAGCATGCTTTTTATGAAAAAGGCAAATGAAATGCTGGACCAAGTCTCTGAAAAGCATTATCTGGACGGAATTGAGGTAACCGAAATCGTAAAAATGGACAAACCTATTCATGGAATTACACAAATCAGCAAAGAACACGATGTTGATTTAATTGTAATGGGATCGCATGGATCTTCAGGTGTTGAAGAATTACTAATTGGCTCCAACACCGAAAAAGTAGTTCGCAATTCAGAAATCCCTGTTCTAGTAATTAAAAAGGACATCTCTAATTTCAATGCCGCTAATGTTGTGTTTGCATCTGATTTTTCCGAGGAAGCCAAAAAGCCTTTTGAGAAACTTTTGAATTTCACCAAATTATTTAACTCAAAAATACACCTTGTCAATATTTGTACACCAAACAGCTTTAAACCAACTCATTCCGCAGAAAAAGCTATTAATGAGTTTGTAGATCAATTCAACATCAATAATTACACTACTCAAATTTATAATGACACTAATATTGAAAAAGGGATTATCAATTTCGCCAACAGAATTAATGCCGACATAATTGGAATGTGCACTCATGGCAGAACCGGTTTTGCACACTTCTTCAACGGAAGCATTAGCGAAGGATTAGTTAACCACGCCGTTAGGCCTGTAATCACTTTAAAAATATAA
- a CDS encoding AraC family transcriptional regulator — protein sequence MSPKTNTKPKILYSCYYSRSREGEHFIPEHVFSYQISGEMIASDNKNTFHSKPGDFRFSRRNHLAKFTKIPPEGGEFKTISIFLDQEILREISKEYNYKSEKKADSEAMFSLAPNPLYQSFMESLLSYLAVEQESNETLFNLKIKEAVHLLLKVNPELKDILFDFNEPGKIDLEAFMNKNFHFNVQMQRFAYLTGRSLATFKRDFQKVFQETPGKWLLNKRLQEAYYLISQGKLPSEVYIGVGFEDLSHFSFSFKKKFGIVPSSLNQKYVSRG from the coding sequence ATGAGCCCAAAGACTAATACAAAACCCAAGATTTTATATTCTTGCTACTATTCACGAAGTCGTGAAGGAGAACATTTTATACCCGAACATGTTTTCAGCTATCAGATTTCCGGCGAAATGATTGCTTCTGACAACAAAAACACTTTTCATTCTAAACCAGGAGATTTTCGCTTTAGCAGAAGAAATCATTTAGCGAAGTTTACTAAAATCCCGCCGGAAGGAGGAGAATTCAAAACCATTTCTATTTTTCTGGATCAGGAAATTTTACGTGAAATCAGTAAAGAATACAATTACAAATCCGAAAAGAAAGCAGATTCTGAAGCTATGTTTTCATTAGCTCCAAATCCACTTTACCAATCTTTCATGGAATCGCTATTATCGTATCTCGCAGTTGAACAAGAGAGCAACGAAACTTTGTTTAACCTAAAAATAAAAGAAGCTGTTCACCTTTTACTAAAAGTCAATCCCGAACTAAAAGACATTTTATTCGATTTTAACGAACCCGGCAAAATTGACCTGGAAGCCTTTATGAACAAAAATTTCCATTTCAATGTACAAATGCAACGATTCGCTTATCTGACCGGAAGAAGTTTAGCCACTTTTAAAAGAGATTTTCAGAAAGTATTTCAGGAAACACCCGGAAAATGGCTTTTAAACAAAAGACTACAAGAAGCCTATTATCTCATCAGTCAGGGAAAATTACCATCCGAAGTTTATATAGGAGTTGGCTTTGAAGATTTATCGCATTTTTCATTTTCTTTTAAAAAGAAATTCGGAATTGTTCCTTCTTCTTTAAATCAAAAATACGTTTCCCGTGGTTGA
- a CDS encoding thioredoxin family protein produces the protein MSFNRFKKLKIFGFMSKFGELINAQVPVLIDFYTDWNESSVSMHPVIKDVAAALGDKAKVIKIDVDKNQELAEALRIKGLPTLMIYKDGQMIWRQSGELDANTIIGIVQEQFNV, from the coding sequence ATTTCTTTTAATAGATTTAAAAAACTTAAAATTTTTGGTTTTATGTCAAAATTTGGAGAACTAATAAATGCTCAGGTTCCAGTGTTAATTGATTTTTACACAGATTGGAATGAATCTTCAGTTTCTATGCATCCTGTTATTAAGGATGTTGCTGCTGCGCTTGGTGATAAAGCTAAAGTAATTAAAATTGATGTCGATAAAAATCAGGAACTGGCAGAAGCTCTTCGTATAAAAGGACTTCCAACGTTAATGATTTATAAAGATGGACAAATGATCTGGAGGCAATCCGGAGAACTTGATGCGAATACTATTATAGGAATTGTTCAAGAGCAATTTAACGTTTAA
- a CDS encoding polysaccharide deacetylase family protein, with protein sequence MSFYWVKTNSFIKKVFSKYCWDIPNNEKKIYLTFDDGPTPEITDWVLSELKKFDAKATFFCIGKNIKANLALFEKLITDGHSIGNHTMNHVNGWKIHTNEYIENVKNCAEVLDEQEKTPRRLLFRPPYGKIKKAQSKILRNLGYKIVMWDVLSADFDQSITPEKCLENVTKNVKSGSVIVFHDSIKASPNLRFALPRTLHFLKENGYKFDIIH encoded by the coding sequence ATGAGCTTTTATTGGGTAAAAACTAATTCATTTATTAAAAAGGTATTTTCTAAATATTGCTGGGACATTCCTAACAATGAAAAGAAAATATACTTAACATTCGATGACGGCCCTACCCCTGAAATTACAGACTGGGTTTTATCTGAATTGAAAAAGTTTGATGCAAAAGCTACTTTTTTCTGCATCGGAAAAAATATCAAAGCCAACTTAGCTTTATTTGAAAAGCTAATTACCGATGGACATTCTATTGGAAACCATACCATGAATCATGTTAACGGGTGGAAAATTCACACTAACGAATACATCGAAAATGTAAAAAACTGTGCTGAAGTTTTAGACGAACAAGAAAAAACACCTCGCCGTTTATTGTTTCGTCCTCCTTATGGAAAAATCAAAAAGGCACAATCTAAAATCTTACGAAATTTAGGTTATAAAATTGTGATGTGGGATGTTTTAAGCGCAGATTTTGACCAAAGCATAACTCCTGAAAAATGTCTTGAAAATGTGACGAAGAATGTAAAATCCGGCAGTGTGATTGTTTTTCATGACAGTATAAAAGCTTCACCTAATTTGAGATTCGCTTTGCCAAGAACATTGCATTTTTTAAAAGAAAACGGATATAAGTTTGATATTATTCACTAG
- a CDS encoding metallophosphoesterase has product MILRFVILCALFLFIEFYSYQAFRTLIKVRWVLISYQIISALLLIFIIYSFSQIDRSVGQTRQFMFTTGLMLTIYVPKIVLTLIMFGEDIFRIGASIVNYFVYNAPRKEMMPDRRKFVSQIALGLAAIPFLSIIYGIFEGKYNFKVIKQTVFFPDLPDAFDGFKITQISDVHSGSFDNPEKINYAIDLINQQESDLILFTGDIVNTHAKEMHPWLETFNRIKEYKYGKFAVLGNHDYGEYVTWPSEKEKDENFQAIKKLYGQIGFKLMLNEHTYIQKGDDKIALIGVENWGVNFKKAGDLNKASENVHKDDFKVLMSHDPSHWDAEIKDHPKNFHLTFAGHTHGMQFGIEIPGYFKWSLAQYIYKQWAGLYENVGRYVYVNRGFGFHAYPGRVGIMPEITVIELKKGRNVA; this is encoded by the coding sequence ATGATCCTTCGTTTTGTAATTCTATGCGCTCTTTTTTTATTTATTGAGTTCTATTCTTATCAGGCTTTTCGAACTTTAATCAAAGTAAGATGGGTTTTAATAAGTTATCAGATTATAAGTGCACTACTTTTAATTTTTATCATATATTCTTTCTCTCAAATAGACCGTTCAGTTGGTCAGACCAGACAATTTATGTTTACGACTGGTTTGATGTTGACAATTTATGTTCCTAAAATTGTACTTACACTAATAATGTTTGGTGAAGATATTTTTAGGATTGGAGCCAGTATTGTGAACTATTTTGTTTATAATGCTCCAAGAAAAGAAATGATGCCGGATCGACGAAAATTTGTAAGTCAGATTGCATTGGGACTCGCGGCAATTCCTTTTCTGTCTATAATTTATGGAATATTCGAAGGGAAATATAATTTCAAAGTAATCAAGCAAACGGTATTTTTTCCTGATCTTCCTGATGCTTTTGATGGTTTTAAAATCACTCAGATTTCGGATGTTCACAGTGGAAGTTTTGATAATCCTGAGAAAATCAATTATGCGATTGACTTAATAAATCAGCAGGAATCAGATCTGATTTTGTTTACCGGTGATATTGTAAATACTCATGCAAAAGAAATGCATCCGTGGCTGGAAACTTTCAATCGTATTAAAGAGTATAAATACGGAAAGTTTGCTGTTTTAGGAAACCATGATTACGGTGAATATGTGACTTGGCCTTCGGAAAAAGAAAAAGATGAAAACTTTCAGGCTATTAAAAAACTGTACGGTCAGATTGGTTTTAAGCTGATGCTTAATGAACATACTTATATTCAGAAAGGCGATGATAAAATTGCTCTTATCGGAGTAGAAAACTGGGGCGTTAATTTTAAGAAAGCCGGAGATTTAAATAAAGCTTCAGAAAATGTACATAAGGACGATTTTAAAGTTTTAATGAGTCACGATCCAAGTCATTGGGATGCCGAAATTAAAGATCACCCAAAGAATTTTCATTTGACTTTTGCAGGTCACACACACGGAATGCAATTCGGAATCGAAATTCCGGGATATTTCAAATGGAGTTTAGCACAATACATTTATAAACAATGGGCGGGGTTATACGAAAACGTCGGAAGATACGTTTATGTTAACCGCGGATTTGGTTTTCATGCCTATCCGGGACGAGTTGGTATTATGCCCGAAATAACGGTCATTGAACTAAAAAAAGGCCGTAATGTCGCTTAA
- a CDS encoding glycosyltransferase family 117 protein: protein MAQFNFNKWNTIIGWFAFAIALITYTLTVEPTMSFWDCGEYIATAAKLEVGHPPGAPLFQMMGAFFAMFAIDAQHVAVMVNMMSVFSSAFTILFMFWSSSMILKKIVARFAEIDQNNSIVILGSSFVGALAYTFSDSFWFNAVEAEVYAMASLLIALLFWLGLRWEQDMDKPKGNKWLLIISLVVGLSFGVHFMALLTIPSIGFLYYFKHYEKVTIKNFLIANVVVIGILLFIFKLLLPLTMAFFGKTEIFMVNSMGLPFNSGTIFVALLFVAFFYFGLKFTKQKGLIFYNTIILCILFILIGFSTWLMLPVRANANTVINENKPSDATEVLAYYNREQYGVNPLFYGPQYTELFAGLDAKTPYLDKKPNYERDYKTGKYIITNNYKNAEQNSDDNQKAILPRMWSTETAHIQNYINFTNPPKFRIDPNHSYDEDLAEYGIDASQLTEDEYNKATAQLRNEVEKTVSEFRHAFAQKQIDNEGYVKFLRSYGKYLLVEKPTTADNFAFMFEYQFGYMYWRYLMWNFVGRQNDVQGKYDNLDGNWISGIKALDSVHLGSQDNLPTDVLNNKGRNAYYFLPFILGLIGLMYHANKDLKSFYVLLALFLFTGIALKIYLNERPFEPRERDYALVGSFYVFAIWIGFGVYSLYESIQKYLAPKIAGPIIIAGSLLAAPVLMAAQNWDDHDRSGRYTAVAMAKAYLSSCDKDAILFTIGDNDTFPLWYAQEIEHFRTDVKIVNTSLFMTDWYIDQMKAKAYESNPLPISFTHDQYVGDRLDYTVYIQKIDTRWNITDFIDFIKNPKSTVGLQNGQTIHFYPTNKIRVNVDKDAIIKNKVVNPKYNDSIVPYLDINIKGSALYKNRLMMLDILANNNWKRPIYFSGGAFDDEDYLWLKDYLQLDGMVYKLVPIKNTPSKDGGPLDMGQIDADKMYDIVMKWDWGNSNGNIYHDPETRRNSITYRTNLSRLMNQLIKEGKIDKAKNVINLAITQMPLDKFGYYSLVEPFADGYYKVGEKAKAQDLLNKLVQKYKENLNYYGTLPPSDQTDLAMDIITDIERYRSLLHVMQDNKDTVFYNQHKTTFNTYVNVFERFGREKE from the coding sequence ATGGCACAATTCAATTTCAATAAATGGAATACAATTATTGGTTGGTTTGCATTTGCAATCGCTTTAATTACCTACACATTAACAGTTGAACCTACAATGAGCTTTTGGGATTGCGGAGAATATATTGCAACCGCAGCCAAACTTGAAGTAGGTCACCCACCAGGGGCTCCTCTTTTTCAAATGATGGGCGCATTTTTTGCAATGTTTGCAATAGATGCACAGCATGTAGCTGTAATGGTTAATATGATGTCTGTTTTCTCTAGCGCATTTACCATATTATTTATGTTCTGGTCTTCTTCTATGATCTTAAAAAAGATTGTGGCTCGTTTTGCCGAGATTGACCAAAACAACTCCATTGTTATTTTAGGAAGCTCTTTTGTTGGAGCTTTGGCCTACACTTTTTCTGATAGTTTCTGGTTTAATGCAGTTGAAGCCGAAGTTTACGCTATGGCCTCTTTATTAATTGCATTGCTTTTCTGGCTTGGTTTACGTTGGGAACAAGACATGGACAAACCAAAAGGAAACAAATGGCTTTTAATCATCTCTTTGGTTGTCGGACTATCTTTTGGAGTTCACTTCATGGCCCTTTTAACTATTCCTTCAATTGGGTTTTTGTATTATTTCAAGCATTACGAAAAAGTTACTATCAAAAACTTCCTTATTGCCAATGTAGTAGTTATCGGAATCTTGTTGTTTATCTTCAAATTATTGCTTCCATTAACTATGGCATTTTTCGGAAAAACTGAAATTTTCATGGTAAACAGCATGGGACTTCCTTTTAACTCAGGAACTATATTTGTTGCCTTATTATTTGTAGCTTTCTTCTATTTTGGATTAAAATTTACCAAACAAAAAGGATTAATATTTTACAACACTATTATATTGTGTATTTTATTCATTCTGATTGGTTTCTCAACCTGGTTAATGCTTCCGGTTCGTGCCAATGCCAATACAGTTATTAACGAAAATAAACCTTCAGATGCTACTGAGGTTTTGGCTTATTACAATCGTGAGCAATACGGTGTAAATCCTTTGTTTTACGGACCTCAATACACTGAACTTTTTGCCGGTCTTGATGCTAAAACTCCGTATTTAGACAAAAAGCCAAACTACGAAAGAGATTATAAAACAGGTAAATACATTATTACCAATAATTATAAAAATGCAGAACAAAATTCTGATGACAATCAGAAAGCAATTCTGCCTAGAATGTGGAGTACGGAAACTGCTCATATTCAAAACTATATCAACTTTACCAATCCTCCTAAATTCAGAATTGACCCAAATCACAGTTATGATGAAGATTTAGCTGAATATGGAATTGACGCCAGCCAATTGACCGAAGACGAATACAACAAAGCTACAGCTCAATTGCGTAATGAAGTTGAAAAAACGGTTTCTGAATTCAGACATGCCTTTGCTCAAAAACAAATTGACAATGAAGGTTATGTTAAATTTTTAAGAAGCTACGGCAAATATCTTTTAGTTGAAAAACCAACAACAGCAGACAATTTTGCTTTTATGTTTGAATATCAATTTGGATACATGTACTGGAGATATTTAATGTGGAACTTTGTTGGACGCCAAAATGATGTTCAGGGTAAATATGATAATTTGGACGGAAACTGGATCAGCGGTATCAAAGCTTTAGATTCTGTTCATTTAGGGTCTCAGGATAACCTTCCTACTGACGTATTAAACAACAAAGGACGTAATGCTTATTATTTCCTTCCATTTATTTTAGGTTTAATTGGTTTGATGTACCATGCCAATAAAGATTTGAAAAGTTTTTATGTCCTTTTAGCACTTTTCTTATTTACAGGAATTGCACTAAAAATATATTTGAACGAAAGACCTTTTGAGCCTCGTGAAAGAGATTACGCACTTGTTGGTTCATTCTATGTGTTTGCTATTTGGATTGGTTTTGGTGTTTATTCGCTCTATGAAAGCATCCAGAAATATCTTGCTCCAAAAATCGCAGGACCGATTATTATTGCAGGAAGTTTATTAGCTGCACCGGTTTTAATGGCTGCTCAAAACTGGGACGATCATGACAGATCAGGAAGATATACAGCTGTAGCTATGGCAAAAGCTTATCTGAGTTCTTGCGATAAAGACGCCATTTTATTTACGATTGGTGACAATGATACGTTTCCGCTTTGGTATGCACAGGAAATTGAGCATTTTAGAACGGATGTTAAAATTGTAAATACAAGTTTATTTATGACTGATTGGTACATTGATCAAATGAAAGCCAAAGCATACGAGTCTAATCCGCTTCCTATTTCTTTTACACACGATCAATATGTTGGAGACAGACTGGATTATACTGTATACATCCAGAAAATTGATACTCGCTGGAACATTACCGATTTTATTGATTTCATCAAAAATCCTAAATCAACTGTTGGGTTACAAAATGGACAAACTATTCACTTTTACCCAACTAATAAAATCAGAGTAAATGTCGATAAAGATGCAATCATTAAAAACAAAGTAGTTAATCCTAAATACAACGACTCTATTGTTCCTTATTTAGACATTAACATCAAAGGAAGCGCGTTATACAAAAACCGTTTAATGATGCTTGATATCTTAGCGAATAACAATTGGAAAAGGCCTATTTATTTCAGCGGAGGTGCTTTTGATGATGAAGATTACTTATGGTTAAAAGATTATCTGCAACTGGACGGAATGGTTTATAAATTGGTTCCAATAAAAAATACTCCTTCTAAAGACGGAGGACCATTGGATATGGGACAAATTGATGCTGATAAAATGTATGATATTGTAATGAAATGGGACTGGGGCAATAGCAACGGAAACATCTATCACGATCCTGAAACAAGAAGAAATAGCATTACATATCGTACTAACCTTTCAAGATTAATGAACCAGCTTATTAAAGAAGGTAAAATTGATAAAGCTAAAAATGTGATTAATTTAGCTATAACTCAAATGCCTTTAGATAAATTTGGATATTATTCTTTAGTTGAACCTTTTGCTGATGGTTATTACAAAGTAGGTGAAAAAGCAAAAGCACAAGACCTTCTAAACAAACTGGTTCAGAAATACAAGGAGAATTTAAATTATTACGGTACACTACCTCCTTCTGACCAAACTGATTTAGCAATGGATATTATTACAGATATTGAGCGTTACAGAAGTTTATTACACGTAATGCAGGACAATAAAGACACTGTTTTTTACAACCAGCACAAAACAACATTTAACACTTATGTAAATGTTTTTGAACGTTTTGGACGTGAAAAAGAATAA
- a CDS encoding aldehyde dehydrogenase family protein, with translation MKTIDKIYINGEFVTPKGTEYFNLISPTTNEKLGKVLLGNTEDTQNAINAAKTAFKTFSKTSINERIQFLKNIKAAIEKRKDEFINVVTEEYGGTFQFASNSFIYMQKSFDSAIELLNTYDFTKTMGESEVQMTPIGVVGIIIPWNSSNGFICSKLSTAIAAGCTVVIKPSEMSAQQTQLITECLHEAKLPKGVFNIVNGLGEVVGSEISRNPDVAKISFTGSTTVGKIIAKEAVNTMKRVTLELGGKSPNIILDDADLPKAIPLAVIAAFMNSGQACIAGTRLLIPESKLEETKTIIKEVISNTIVGDPKNPNTAVGPMVSAKQFNRVQDYIQIGINEGAEVLTGGLGKPEGLEKGNFVKPTVFVNVNNKMRIAQEEIFGPVLSIITYKTEEEAIEIANDTNYGLQAYVSSANQERAHRIASQINAGRVQINGIGHDTMAPFGGFKQSGIGREFGVLGLEAYLEPKALIQQK, from the coding sequence ATGAAAACGATAGACAAAATTTACATTAACGGAGAATTTGTTACTCCAAAAGGAACTGAATATTTCAATCTTATCAGCCCAACAACAAATGAAAAACTCGGAAAAGTACTTTTAGGAAATACCGAAGACACGCAAAACGCAATTAACGCTGCCAAAACTGCTTTTAAAACTTTTTCAAAAACCAGTATAAACGAAAGAATTCAATTTCTTAAAAACATCAAAGCCGCAATTGAAAAAAGAAAAGACGAATTTATAAATGTTGTTACAGAAGAATACGGCGGAACATTTCAATTCGCATCTAACAGCTTCATTTATATGCAAAAGAGTTTTGACTCAGCAATCGAATTATTAAACACTTATGATTTTACCAAAACAATGGGAGAATCCGAAGTACAAATGACACCAATTGGAGTTGTCGGAATCATTATTCCATGGAATTCAAGCAATGGCTTTATCTGCAGCAAACTTTCCACAGCAATCGCAGCAGGATGCACTGTAGTCATCAAACCAAGCGAAATGAGCGCGCAACAAACACAATTAATTACAGAATGCTTACATGAAGCCAAACTCCCAAAAGGCGTTTTTAACATCGTAAACGGTTTAGGCGAAGTAGTTGGATCCGAAATAAGTCGTAATCCGGATGTCGCAAAAATCTCTTTCACAGGATCCACAACTGTTGGGAAAATTATAGCAAAAGAAGCCGTTAATACCATGAAACGTGTTACACTGGAACTAGGAGGAAAATCTCCAAACATTATTTTAGATGATGCGGATTTACCAAAAGCAATTCCATTAGCCGTAATCGCTGCATTTATGAACAGCGGACAGGCTTGCATTGCCGGAACCAGATTATTAATTCCTGAAAGCAAATTAGAAGAAACTAAAACAATCATCAAAGAAGTAATTTCAAACACAATCGTGGGCGACCCAAAAAACCCAAATACAGCAGTTGGACCGATGGTAAGCGCAAAACAATTTAACCGCGTTCAGGATTACATTCAAATCGGAATTAACGAAGGCGCCGAAGTTTTAACTGGCGGATTAGGAAAACCAGAAGGTCTTGAAAAAGGAAATTTTGTAAAACCAACTGTTTTCGTCAATGTAAACAACAAAATGAGAATCGCACAAGAAGAAATCTTTGGCCCTGTTTTATCTATTATCACTTATAAAACAGAAGAAGAAGCAATTGAGATTGCCAACGACACCAATTACGGACTACAAGCCTATGTAAGTTCCGCTAATCAAGAAAGAGCTCATCGAATCGCTTCGCAAATTAACGCCGGAAGAGTCCAAATAAACGGAATTGGACACGACACCATGGCTCCTTTTGGAGGATTTAAACAATCCGGAATTGGACGCGAATTTGGAGTATTAGGACTTGAAGCTTATTTAGAACCTAAAGCCTTAATTCAGCAAAAATAA